Proteins from a single region of Juglans microcarpa x Juglans regia isolate MS1-56 chromosome 5S, Jm3101_v1.0, whole genome shotgun sequence:
- the LOC121267052 gene encoding RPM1-interacting protein 4-like, with the protein MAQHSHVPEFGNWENDNIPYTAYFENARKERGGVMINPNDPEENPEAFMYMGSGGLEMTAHDYRAVQAPNHLRVDSSTKSVSPEEKQHIDKGHTSHRSHRRINPSDLQKNGNPRIIEFESGSSYRSSKSDYSLIQQPSHRRKRSDNKKTPAADGVDSFSSTVPGHGRQRVGSYSSVEIVNDVQHRRGASSIPKFGAWNEADPKSGEGFTVIFNRLKERKQTETSHFPVVQQQQQPSYHSNTERHERSSLDQRFFFINDHHHHNLQICCCLFSSRSE; encoded by the exons ATGGCT CAGCACTCACACGTACCGGAGTTTGGCAACTGGGAAAATGACAATATCCCTTACACCGCCTACTTCGAGAATgcaagaaaagagagaggtgGGGTGATGATAAACCCAAATGATCCGGAGGAGAATCCTGAGGCATTCATGTACATGGGAAGTGGGGGCTTGGAAATGACTGCTCATGATTACCGTGCAGTCCAGGCTCCTAATCATCTCCGTGTCGACTCCAGCACCAAGTCAGTTTCTCCGGAGGAAAAACAACACATTGATAAGGGGCATACAAGCCATCGTTCTCATCGTAGGATTAACCCTTCTGATTTACAGAAAAATGGGAACCCTAGGATCATCGAATTTGAATCTGGCAGCAGCTATAGATCAAGCAAATCTGATTATTCACTCATACAGCAGCCTAGTCACCGACGGAAGAGGTCTGACAACAAGAAGACTCCGGCAGCTGATGGGGTTGATAGCTTCTCCTCGACTGTCCCCGGTCATGGCAGACAGAGAGTCGGAAGTTATTCCTCTGTTGAAATTGTAAATGATGTGCAG CATCGAAGAGGTGCATCATCGATACCCAAGTTTGGGGCTTGGAATGAAGCAGACCCTAAATCAGGAGAAGGATTCACTGTCATATTCAACAgattaaaagagagaaaacagaCCGAAACCTCACATTTCCCAGTtgtacaacaacaacaacaaccgAGTTATCATTCAAATACTGAAAGACACGAGCGATCTTCCCTAGATCAAAG ATTTTTCTTCattaatgatcatcatcatcacaatCTGCAGATATGTTGCTGTCTGTTTTCAAGTAGAAGCGAGTGA
- the LOC121267051 gene encoding non-specific lipid-transfer protein A-like encodes MEKKRMGWSVFSFGMVIMALGASLSAAEISCTEALGSLIPCTPFLVGFGSSTPNVVCCMGVQYVFEQANTTTTRRDLCQCFQNAASQIGALPERVKELSQFCNIHVTLPIDAINVNCSK; translated from the coding sequence ATGGAGAAGAAAAGGATGGGTTGGTCTGTATTCTCTTTTGGGATGGTGATTATGGCATTGGGTGCAAGCCTTTCAGCTGCCGAAATCTCATGCACTGAGGCCCTGGGATCTTTGATTCCCTGCACACCGTTTTTGGTGGGTTTTGGCTCATCGACACCAAACGTTGTTTGCTGCATGGGTGTTCAATATGTGTTCGAACAGGCAAACACCACCACAACTCGTAGAGACCTCTgtcaatgttttcaaaatgctgCATCACAGATTGGTGCTTTGCCTGAGAGGGTAAAAGAGCTTTCCCAATTCTGCAATATACATGTTACCCTGCCCATAGACGCCATTAATGTGAATTGCAGCaagtaa